Part of the Mycolicibacterium mageritense genome is shown below.
CGGTGACGAACCCGGTGACCTCACAATTCTGAATGATGTCGACGCCGGCTTCGTCGGCGCGCCGCGCGAAACCCCATGCGACGTAGTCGTGCTTGGCGATACCGGCGCGGGGTTGGTAGGTCGCGCCCAGGACCGGGTACCGGATGTCGTCGGAGATGTTGACGATCGGGCACAGATCCTTGACCTCTTTGGGTTCCACCCATTCGGCGTCGATGCCGTTGAGCTTGTTGGCCTCGACGCGCCGCACGCTGTCACGGACATCCTGCAGGCTGTGCGCGAGGTTGAGCACACCGCGCTGGCTGAACAGGATCGGGTAGTCGAGCTCCTCTTCGAGGCCCTCCCACAGTTTGAGGGCGTGCTCGTAGATGCGGGCGCTCTCGTCCCACAGGTAGTTCGAGCGGATCAGGGTGGTGTTGCGGGCCATGTTGCCGCCCGCGAGCCAGCCCCGTTCGAGGACCGCGACGTTGGTGATGCCGTGGTTCTTGGCGAGGTAGTGCGCGGTGGCCAGGCCGTGGCCGCCGCCACCGACAATGACGACATCGTAGGACTTCTTCGGTTCCGGTGTGCGCCAGAGAAATTCGGGATGATCCGGCAGGTGGGCGCCCGGCGGGACTGCGGTGGTCACAGCGCAGCCTCCGTGAGGTTCGGGTAGAGCGGGAAACGTCGGGCGAGCACGTCGACCCGGGCGCGCAGATCGTCGAGGGCGGTTTCGTCGGTGCCGGGCCGCAATGCGAGGCTGATGATGTCGGCCACCTCGCGGAAGGCGTCGAGGTCGAATCCCCGGGTGGCCAGTGCAGCGGTGCCGATCCGGACGCCCGAGCTGACCATCGGTGGGCGTGGGTCGAACGGAACGGCGTTGCGGTTCACGGTGATCCCCACGCGGTGCAGCCGGTCCTCGGCCTGCTTGCCGTCGAGTTCGGACGTGCGCAGATCGACGAGGACCAGGTGGACGTCGGTCCCGCCGGACACCACATTGATCCCGGCCGCGCGCGAATCCTCTTGCAGGAGACGGTCGGCCAGGATCTTCGCGGCGTCCAGCGTGCGCTGCTGACGCTCGGCGAACTCCGGCTCGCCTGCAAGCTTGAACGAGACCGCCTTGGCGGCGATCACGTGCTCGAGCGGACCACCCTGCTGGCCGGGGAACACCGAAGAGTTGAACTTCTTGGCCAGGGCCTCGTCATTGGTCAGGATGATGCCGCCGCGGGGGCCGCCCAGCGTCTTGTGCGTCGTCGACGTGACCACGTGAGCGTGCGGCACCGGGGAGGGGTGCAGACCCGCCGCGACCAGACCGGCGAAATGCGCCATGTCGACCATCAGGTACGCACCGACTTCGTCGGCGATACGCCGGAATTCGGCGAAGTCGAGCTGCCGCGGGTAGGCGGACCAGCCGGCCAGGATCAGCTTGGGTTTCCGCTCGTGGGCCAGCCGCTCGACCTCGGCCATGTCGACCCGGTGATCGTCCTCACCGACGTGGTAGGCCGCGACGTCGTAGAGCTTGCCGGAGAAGTTCAGCTTCATGCCGTGCGTCAGATGTCCGCCGTGCGCCAGGTCCAGCCCGAGGATGGTGTCGCCGGGGGACAGCAGTGCGGCCATGGCCGCCGCGTTCGCCTGCGCGCCGGAGTGCGGCTGTACGTTCGCGTACGCCGCGCCGAACAGGGCCTTCACCCGCTCGATCGCGAGCTTCTCCGTGACGTCGACGTATTCGCAACCGCCGTAGTACCGCCGGCCGGGATAGCCCTCGGCGTACTTGTTGGTCATCACCGAACCTTGCGCCTGCATCACCGCCTGCGGCGCGAA
Proteins encoded:
- a CDS encoding sarcosine oxidase subunit beta family protein, which encodes MTTAVPPGAHLPDHPEFLWRTPEPKKSYDVVIVGGGGHGLATAHYLAKNHGITNVAVLERGWLAGGNMARNTTLIRSNYLWDESARIYEHALKLWEGLEEELDYPILFSQRGVLNLAHSLQDVRDSVRRVEANKLNGIDAEWVEPKEVKDLCPIVNISDDIRYPVLGATYQPRAGIAKHDYVAWGFARRADEAGVDIIQNCEVTGFVTDGDRVTGVRTTRGDIAAGQVALCAAGHTSTLTDMLGIRTPLQSHPLQALVSELLEPVHPTIVMSNAVHVYVSQAHKGELVMGAGVDSYNGYGQRGAFHIIERQMAAAVELFPVFARAHLLRTWAGIVDVCPDASPIVGRTGYDNLYLNAGWGTGGFKVTPGLGWCLADTIANNTDHEYIAPFTLDRFVTGALVDEHGAAGVAH
- the glyA gene encoding serine hydroxymethyltransferase; this translates as MTVDTAGPTAASAANPVLDETLASLDPEVYQAIAAELHRQQSTLEMIASENFAPQAVMQAQGSVMTNKYAEGYPGRRYYGGCEYVDVTEKLAIERVKALFGAAYANVQPHSGAQANAAAMAALLSPGDTILGLDLAHGGHLTHGMKLNFSGKLYDVAAYHVGEDDHRVDMAEVERLAHERKPKLILAGWSAYPRQLDFAEFRRIADEVGAYLMVDMAHFAGLVAAGLHPSPVPHAHVVTSTTHKTLGGPRGGIILTNDEALAKKFNSSVFPGQQGGPLEHVIAAKAVSFKLAGEPEFAERQQRTLDAAKILADRLLQEDSRAAGINVVSGGTDVHLVLVDLRTSELDGKQAEDRLHRVGITVNRNAVPFDPRPPMVSSGVRIGTAALATRGFDLDAFREVADIISLALRPGTDETALDDLRARVDVLARRFPLYPNLTEAAL